In the genome of Amphiura filiformis chromosome 4, Afil_fr2py, whole genome shotgun sequence, one region contains:
- the LOC140150694 gene encoding integrin alpha-9-like isoform X1 yields MCFIINSELQSTSVLALRPCIKDVVVDEIPWHGWCQAGSSAHFTRDGTLLLGAPGAIVWLGTVIAMIDPEPKIADYTLWYSGGEYEEGYVGYSLTSGSFSSPTANEGVTGAPRTKNLGKVFIFDIDTYVVKKELFGEPMNTYFGSSVAAVDLNNDGLSDLLVGAPLYTDTMDEGRVYVYINQGEGNLQLLEEKLKGNNALGARFGTAIAAIGDVDQDGYNDVAIGAPYEDDGSGAVYIYHGSVLGIRTKYAQRIAGRSVVAGITSFGSSLSGGLDMDSNGYPDLIVGAYQSAAVLYYRSQPVLRVEKTLRVIPEIINPNVTLCDLLWRSVTCVRIELCLRYTGHRVPAVRGFNYTISSDKLRTKEGLSSRFYFTDQRPGSITSEVNTLLELQLDQEKCVEHTAYLKTDVRDYLSTIYFQSAYSLHTTSLIDDASGLPIILDPEFPNIFTKGVDFVRACGSDTICETDMQVTSKIETIRKGEVLYLQADSNINIDVEVSNNGEEAHQAQLIIRHPSDVVYVGFKQFIGGVFPCDPQGSNSNGILCQLGNPMSAQSKVQFKLRFDVSSLRSDREFLNFTLLVETSSTESNATLSDNIAEPSIPVKVFADIIVRGSSFPEQVVYADDNLKTQPLDAYLDNVRHIVKELEARKGIGAVNGPSRESGQTTGSSNDTAIDEGITSGEKKTDIDESVIGPPVVLTFEIRNLGPSFIPLSSHINITVPWRLKTGDWLLYLKGLNAKEGVKSCNIVNTLHEQSSSLTEQYKWDDSALESVINKEPDNLPLQQESGVFLLDCESVSCVTITCEIQPLHVSDSVVIELHSLIWKYSFIQHEMSVAEITTEAFVAVEDPSQRLTQPDKHQPDMTQVSTTVTPEQIELKMKPIPSWIIVVAVVGGVVLLIIIVIVLARVGFFHRMSKEEMEKLLEENEDKQDPEEAPSDNDPGKTPDITAPAPEPQ; encoded by the exons GTTACTCATTAACATCCGGGAGCTTTTCCTCACCGACCGCTAATGAAGGAGTCACCGGTGCTCCAAGAACAAAAAACCTTGGCAAAGTCTTTATATTTGACATCGATACTTACGTAGTTAAAAAGGAACTGTTTGGCGAACCG ATGAATACTTACTTCGGGTCTTCTGTAGCGGCAGTTGATCTTAACAATGATGGTTTGTCCGATTTGTTAGTTGGTGCACCATTATACACGGATACAATGGACGAAGGAAGGGTTTATGTTTATATCAACCAAGGAGAG GGAAATCTTCAGTTATTGGAAGAGAAACTGAAAGGGAATAATGCTCTAGGAGCCAGATTTGGGACAGCCATAGCAGCTATCGGTGATGTCGATCAAGATGGATATAATG ATGTTGCCATTGGAGCTCCTTATGAAGATGACGGCTCAGGGGCTGTGTACATATATCATGGATCAGTACTCGGGATTAGAACTAAATATGCTCAG CGAATAGCAGGTAGGTCTGTGGTGGCGGGAATTACAAGTTTTGGAAGCTCACTCAGCGGTGGATTAGACATGGACTCCAATGGTTACCCAGATCTAATAGTTGGAGCATATCAGAGTGCTGCTGTCCTATATTACAG ATCGCAGCCAGTACTTCGAGTAGAAAAAACTCTTCGTGTAATTCCAGAAATAATCAATCCTAACGTGACATTATGCGATCTCTTATGGAGATCAGTGACATGTGTACGCATAGAGCTTTGTCTGCGCTACACGGGACATCGGGTACCAGCCGTGAGAG GTTTTAATTACACAATATCAAGTGACAAACTAAGAACAAAAGAGGGATTGTCATCTCGATTTTACTTTACCGATCAAAGACCTGGCTCAATAACGTCTGAAGTCAACACACTTCTCGAGCTACAATTAGATCAAGAGAAATGTGTGGAACATACAGCTTATCTTAAG ACCGATGTGAGAGACTATTTGAGTACCATTTATTTCCAATCTGCGTACAGTCTTCATACCACTTCTCTCATTGATGATGCTAGTGGACTACCGATAATCCTGGATCCTGAATTTCCCAATATATTCACCAAAGGg GTTGACTTCGTGCGTGCCTGCGGTAGCGATACAATTTGTGAGACCGATATGCAAGTCACCAGCAAAATTGAAACAATCAG GAAAGGCGAAGTGCTCTATTTGCAAGCCGACTCAAATATAAATATCGATGTAGAAGTCAGCAACAATGGCGAAGAAGCTCACCAAGCTCAGCTCATAATTCGCCACCCGTCAGATGTTGTTTACGTAGGATTCAAGCAATTTATT GGTGGCGTGTTTCCATGTGATCCACAAGGCAGCAATAGCAATGGAATACTGTGTCAACTTGGTAACCCTATGTCAGCACAAAGCAAG GTTCAATTCAAATTACGCTTTGATGTGAGTTCATTGCGTAGCGATAGGGAGTTCCTCAACTTTACATTGCTCGTGGAAACATCAAGCACTGAATCAAATGCGACGTTATCTGATAATATTGCTGAGCCATCTATACCTGTAAAAGTGTTTGCTGATATCATAGTCAGAGG TTCCTCCTTCCCTGAACAAGTCGTGTACGCAGACGATAATCTCAAGACCCAACCTCTAGACGCATATTTGGATAACGTCCGCCATATCGTGAAGGAACTTGAAGCAAGGAAAGGCATTGGTGCCGTCAATGGGCCGTCACGAGAATCTGGTCAGACAACAGGGTCTTCAAATGATACCGCTATAGATGAAGGAATAACTAGCGGTGAAAAGAAGACTGATATCGATGAGTCGGTGATTGGGCCTCCAGTTGTGTTAACTTTTGAG ATTAGAAACCTTGGTCCAAGTTTCATACCACTGTCGTCTCATATCAACATAACTGTACCGTGGCGACTGAAGACTGGGGATTGGTTGCTCTATCTTAAAGGTCTCAAT GCCAAAGAAGGTGTTAAATCATGCAACATTGTAAATACTCTTCACGAGCAATCCTCAAGCTTGACGGAGCAATACAAATGGGACGACTCTGCACTGGAGAGCGTCATCAACAAAGAGCCGGATAATTTACCATTACAACAGGAGTCGGGTGTCTTTCTCTTA GATTGTGAAAGCGTCTCCTGTGTGACGATTACATGTGAAATTCAGCCACTCCACGTCTCCGATAGTGTGGTCATAGAACTGCACTCACTAATATGGAAATATTCATTTATTCAG CACGAGATGAGCGTAGCAGAAATCACAACTGAAGCTTTCGTGGCTGTAGAAGACCCTTCACAAAGACTTACCCAACCAGACAAACACCAACCAGATATGACCCAG GTAAGCACTACTGTGACTCCTGAGCAAATCGAGTTGAAGATGAAGCCCATTCCTTCGTGGATAATCGTAGTCGCTGTAGTCGGAGGAGTTGTACTACTGATAATAATAGTCATAGTTTTGGCGAGG GTTGGATTTTTCCATCGAATGAGTAAAGAAGAAATGGAAAAACTCTTGGAAGAAAATGAAGACAAACAGGATCCAGAAGAAGCACCTTCCGATAATGATCCTGGAAAGACACCAGATATCACTGCACCTGCACCAGAACCTCAATAG
- the LOC140150694 gene encoding integrin alpha-9-like isoform X2, which yields MCFIINSELQSTSVLALRPCIKDVVVDEIPWHGWCQAGSSAHFTRDGTLLLGAPGAIVWLGYSLTSGSFSSPTANEGVTGAPRTKNLGKVFIFDIDTYVVKKELFGEPMNTYFGSSVAAVDLNNDGLSDLLVGAPLYTDTMDEGRVYVYINQGEGNLQLLEEKLKGNNALGARFGTAIAAIGDVDQDGYNDVAIGAPYEDDGSGAVYIYHGSVLGIRTKYAQRIAGRSVVAGITSFGSSLSGGLDMDSNGYPDLIVGAYQSAAVLYYRSQPVLRVEKTLRVIPEIINPNVTLCDLLWRSVTCVRIELCLRYTGHRVPAVRGFNYTISSDKLRTKEGLSSRFYFTDQRPGSITSEVNTLLELQLDQEKCVEHTAYLKTDVRDYLSTIYFQSAYSLHTTSLIDDASGLPIILDPEFPNIFTKGVDFVRACGSDTICETDMQVTSKIETIRKGEVLYLQADSNINIDVEVSNNGEEAHQAQLIIRHPSDVVYVGFKQFIGGVFPCDPQGSNSNGILCQLGNPMSAQSKVQFKLRFDVSSLRSDREFLNFTLLVETSSTESNATLSDNIAEPSIPVKVFADIIVRGSSFPEQVVYADDNLKTQPLDAYLDNVRHIVKELEARKGIGAVNGPSRESGQTTGSSNDTAIDEGITSGEKKTDIDESVIGPPVVLTFEIRNLGPSFIPLSSHINITVPWRLKTGDWLLYLKGLNAKEGVKSCNIVNTLHEQSSSLTEQYKWDDSALESVINKEPDNLPLQQESGVFLLDCESVSCVTITCEIQPLHVSDSVVIELHSLIWKYSFIQHEMSVAEITTEAFVAVEDPSQRLTQPDKHQPDMTQVSTTVTPEQIELKMKPIPSWIIVVAVVGGVVLLIIIVIVLARVGFFHRMSKEEMEKLLEENEDKQDPEEAPSDNDPGKTPDITAPAPEPQ from the exons GTTACTCATTAACATCCGGGAGCTTTTCCTCACCGACCGCTAATGAAGGAGTCACCGGTGCTCCAAGAACAAAAAACCTTGGCAAAGTCTTTATATTTGACATCGATACTTACGTAGTTAAAAAGGAACTGTTTGGCGAACCG ATGAATACTTACTTCGGGTCTTCTGTAGCGGCAGTTGATCTTAACAATGATGGTTTGTCCGATTTGTTAGTTGGTGCACCATTATACACGGATACAATGGACGAAGGAAGGGTTTATGTTTATATCAACCAAGGAGAG GGAAATCTTCAGTTATTGGAAGAGAAACTGAAAGGGAATAATGCTCTAGGAGCCAGATTTGGGACAGCCATAGCAGCTATCGGTGATGTCGATCAAGATGGATATAATG ATGTTGCCATTGGAGCTCCTTATGAAGATGACGGCTCAGGGGCTGTGTACATATATCATGGATCAGTACTCGGGATTAGAACTAAATATGCTCAG CGAATAGCAGGTAGGTCTGTGGTGGCGGGAATTACAAGTTTTGGAAGCTCACTCAGCGGTGGATTAGACATGGACTCCAATGGTTACCCAGATCTAATAGTTGGAGCATATCAGAGTGCTGCTGTCCTATATTACAG ATCGCAGCCAGTACTTCGAGTAGAAAAAACTCTTCGTGTAATTCCAGAAATAATCAATCCTAACGTGACATTATGCGATCTCTTATGGAGATCAGTGACATGTGTACGCATAGAGCTTTGTCTGCGCTACACGGGACATCGGGTACCAGCCGTGAGAG GTTTTAATTACACAATATCAAGTGACAAACTAAGAACAAAAGAGGGATTGTCATCTCGATTTTACTTTACCGATCAAAGACCTGGCTCAATAACGTCTGAAGTCAACACACTTCTCGAGCTACAATTAGATCAAGAGAAATGTGTGGAACATACAGCTTATCTTAAG ACCGATGTGAGAGACTATTTGAGTACCATTTATTTCCAATCTGCGTACAGTCTTCATACCACTTCTCTCATTGATGATGCTAGTGGACTACCGATAATCCTGGATCCTGAATTTCCCAATATATTCACCAAAGGg GTTGACTTCGTGCGTGCCTGCGGTAGCGATACAATTTGTGAGACCGATATGCAAGTCACCAGCAAAATTGAAACAATCAG GAAAGGCGAAGTGCTCTATTTGCAAGCCGACTCAAATATAAATATCGATGTAGAAGTCAGCAACAATGGCGAAGAAGCTCACCAAGCTCAGCTCATAATTCGCCACCCGTCAGATGTTGTTTACGTAGGATTCAAGCAATTTATT GGTGGCGTGTTTCCATGTGATCCACAAGGCAGCAATAGCAATGGAATACTGTGTCAACTTGGTAACCCTATGTCAGCACAAAGCAAG GTTCAATTCAAATTACGCTTTGATGTGAGTTCATTGCGTAGCGATAGGGAGTTCCTCAACTTTACATTGCTCGTGGAAACATCAAGCACTGAATCAAATGCGACGTTATCTGATAATATTGCTGAGCCATCTATACCTGTAAAAGTGTTTGCTGATATCATAGTCAGAGG TTCCTCCTTCCCTGAACAAGTCGTGTACGCAGACGATAATCTCAAGACCCAACCTCTAGACGCATATTTGGATAACGTCCGCCATATCGTGAAGGAACTTGAAGCAAGGAAAGGCATTGGTGCCGTCAATGGGCCGTCACGAGAATCTGGTCAGACAACAGGGTCTTCAAATGATACCGCTATAGATGAAGGAATAACTAGCGGTGAAAAGAAGACTGATATCGATGAGTCGGTGATTGGGCCTCCAGTTGTGTTAACTTTTGAG ATTAGAAACCTTGGTCCAAGTTTCATACCACTGTCGTCTCATATCAACATAACTGTACCGTGGCGACTGAAGACTGGGGATTGGTTGCTCTATCTTAAAGGTCTCAAT GCCAAAGAAGGTGTTAAATCATGCAACATTGTAAATACTCTTCACGAGCAATCCTCAAGCTTGACGGAGCAATACAAATGGGACGACTCTGCACTGGAGAGCGTCATCAACAAAGAGCCGGATAATTTACCATTACAACAGGAGTCGGGTGTCTTTCTCTTA GATTGTGAAAGCGTCTCCTGTGTGACGATTACATGTGAAATTCAGCCACTCCACGTCTCCGATAGTGTGGTCATAGAACTGCACTCACTAATATGGAAATATTCATTTATTCAG CACGAGATGAGCGTAGCAGAAATCACAACTGAAGCTTTCGTGGCTGTAGAAGACCCTTCACAAAGACTTACCCAACCAGACAAACACCAACCAGATATGACCCAG GTAAGCACTACTGTGACTCCTGAGCAAATCGAGTTGAAGATGAAGCCCATTCCTTCGTGGATAATCGTAGTCGCTGTAGTCGGAGGAGTTGTACTACTGATAATAATAGTCATAGTTTTGGCGAGG GTTGGATTTTTCCATCGAATGAGTAAAGAAGAAATGGAAAAACTCTTGGAAGAAAATGAAGACAAACAGGATCCAGAAGAAGCACCTTCCGATAATGATCCTGGAAAGACACCAGATATCACTGCACCTGCACCAGAACCTCAATAG